One stretch of Bosea vaviloviae DNA includes these proteins:
- a CDS encoding type 1 glutamine amidotransferase: MLQISPRPLRLLFVDGNTREQRQNHAAGYRDLSPADAYAEEISRIAPGSITDICLPADEGANLPDGSGLQSYDGVFLTGSSLHIYNLEPAVTRQIELMRAIYASGTPCFGSCWGIQMGVVAAGGTVITNPRGREIGFARRITLTQAGQSHPLLAGRPAAFDAPAIHLDTIAQPPAGATVLASNPYSTVHACEIAHEGGLFWGVQYHPEFPLAQVASILGRMTPLLIAEGFRKDEPAAQTWLEEITALDADPARFDLAWAHALDEEVLDPWRRVTELRNFLEHRVQPQASARGRA; the protein is encoded by the coding sequence ATGCTGCAGATTTCGCCTCGCCCGCTCCGCCTGCTCTTCGTCGATGGCAACACGCGCGAGCAGCGCCAGAACCATGCGGCGGGCTATCGCGACCTCTCGCCCGCCGACGCCTATGCCGAGGAGATCAGCCGCATCGCGCCGGGCAGCATCACCGATATCTGCCTGCCGGCCGATGAGGGCGCCAACCTGCCCGATGGCAGCGGCCTGCAATCCTATGACGGCGTCTTCCTGACCGGCTCCTCGCTCCACATCTACAATCTCGAGCCGGCGGTCACGCGCCAGATCGAATTGATGCGGGCGATCTATGCCAGCGGCACGCCCTGCTTCGGCTCCTGCTGGGGCATCCAGATGGGTGTGGTCGCGGCCGGCGGCACGGTCATCACCAATCCCAGGGGCCGCGAGATCGGCTTCGCCCGCAGAATCACGCTGACGCAGGCCGGGCAGAGCCATCCGCTACTCGCGGGCCGGCCGGCCGCCTTCGACGCGCCAGCGATCCATCTCGACACCATCGCGCAGCCGCCCGCCGGCGCGACCGTGCTGGCCTCCAACCCCTACAGCACGGTGCATGCCTGCGAGATCGCCCATGAAGGCGGGCTGTTCTGGGGCGTGCAGTACCACCCCGAATTCCCGCTGGCGCAGGTCGCCTCGATCCTGGGGCGGATGACGCCGCTGCTGATCGCGGAAGGGTTTCGCAAGGACGAGCCGGCAGCACAGACCTGGCTGGAAGAGATCACCGCGCTCGACGCCGACCCGGCGCGCTTCGACCTCGCCTGGGCGCATGCTCTCGACGAAGAGGTGCTCGATCCCTGGCGGCGCGTCACCGAATTGCGCAATTTCCTGGAGCACCGCGTCCAGCCGCAGGCGAGCGCGCGCGGGCGGGCTTGA
- a CDS encoding DUF1902 domain-containing protein, producing the protein MRFADLRAMVAPRKAAPMAPVKFEVRRDEEADLWYAVSCCDLGIVTEAPTLEGLRERLKQLVPDHLDLDCDCPIELEICTEEPGGAA; encoded by the coding sequence ATGCGTTTTGCAGATCTGCGCGCCATGGTCGCACCCCGCAAGGCTGCGCCCATGGCTCCCGTGAAATTCGAGGTCCGCCGCGACGAGGAGGCCGACCTCTGGTACGCGGTCTCCTGCTGCGATCTCGGCATCGTCACGGAAGCGCCGACGCTGGAGGGCCTGCGCGAACGCCTGAAGCAGCTCGTGCCGGATCATCTCGATCTCGACTGCGACTGCCCGATCGAGCTGGAGATCTGCACGGAAGAGCCGGGCGGGGCGGCTTAG
- the bla gene encoding class A beta-lactamase, with protein MLRYAALAFAILAATPALLATPALADWDKARLDQEVAAIERQSQGRLGVALLDLKDRKSWSHRGSETFPMQSVFKLPLAVAVLQAVEAGKLKLDQPITITRKDFSLFHSPLAKAFKGESNDYPLRELIALAAGQSDNTAADNLMRLIGGPQVVTKMLRDGGIGGISVDRYEREFQPQVFGLQGFGWDRTVDEQAFRAELKALAPKKRSAALALALKDPRDAATPEASTLFLEALAKGNWLRDPAHAAFLDMVITETTSGPLRIRAGLPLGARFAHKTGAGLTMDGVNHATNDIGIVTLPNGRVFAIAIYLAGSKADEKTREAAHAAVAKAAVAAQR; from the coding sequence ATGCTTCGCTACGCTGCCCTTGCCTTCGCCATCCTCGCCGCCACGCCGGCTCTGCTCGCGACACCGGCCCTCGCCGATTGGGACAAAGCCAGGCTCGACCAGGAGGTCGCGGCGATCGAGCGCCAGTCGCAGGGCCGGCTCGGCGTCGCCCTGCTCGACTTGAAGGACCGCAAGAGCTGGTCGCATCGCGGCTCCGAGACCTTCCCGATGCAGAGCGTCTTCAAGCTGCCGTTGGCGGTCGCGGTGCTGCAGGCGGTCGAGGCCGGCAAGCTAAAGCTCGACCAGCCGATCACCATCACCCGCAAGGATTTCTCGCTGTTCCACAGCCCGCTGGCCAAGGCCTTCAAGGGCGAGAGCAATGACTACCCGCTGCGCGAGCTGATCGCGCTCGCCGCCGGCCAGAGCGACAATACCGCGGCCGACAATCTCATGCGCCTCATTGGCGGCCCCCAGGTTGTGACGAAGATGCTCCGGGACGGCGGCATCGGGGGGATTTCGGTCGATCGCTATGAGCGCGAGTTCCAGCCGCAAGTGTTCGGCCTGCAAGGCTTCGGCTGGGACAGGACCGTCGATGAGCAGGCTTTCCGGGCCGAGCTGAAGGCGCTCGCTCCGAAGAAGCGCTCAGCCGCGCTCGCTCTTGCCCTCAAGGACCCGCGCGACGCCGCCACGCCCGAGGCGAGCACGCTGTTCTTGGAGGCGCTGGCCAAGGGCAACTGGCTGCGCGACCCAGCCCATGCCGCCTTCCTCGATATGGTCATCACGGAGACGACTAGCGGCCCGCTGCGCATCCGCGCCGGACTGCCGCTAGGGGCGCGCTTCGCCCACAAGACCGGGGCCGGCCTGACCATGGACGGTGTCAACCACGCCACCAACGACATCGGCATCGTGACGCTGCCCAATGGCCGTGTCTTCGCGATCGCGATCTATCTCGCCGGATCGAAGGCCGATGAGAAGACCCGCGAGGCCGCCCATGCGGCAGTGGCGAAAGCGGCGGTCGCGGCGCAGCGCTGA
- a CDS encoding DMT family transporter, giving the protein MPAKTQLPGKTLPQRLWGNAYLLLSLTTLMWAGNAVASRLAVGQISPMALTSLRWVFVCAILPWLMRRELAAYGPVLKARWRYVVMTGAVGFTAFNALMYLAGYSTTAINIGILQGAIPIFVLVGAFLAHRTAIGPLQAFGVFVTLLGVMVVASRGDYHVLTQFAFFPGDLLMILASFFYAGYTVAIHSRPVMPGLVFFTALAIVACLASLPLFGAEIAMGHSYWPTPKGWLILTFVVIFPSLISQIFFLRAVELIGPGRAGVFVNLVPVFAPILAVFILGEQLALYHGLALALVLGGIFIAERLGKR; this is encoded by the coding sequence ATGCCCGCCAAGACGCAGCTACCCGGCAAGACGCTGCCGCAGCGTCTCTGGGGCAATGCCTATCTGCTACTCAGCCTGACCACGCTGATGTGGGCCGGCAATGCGGTGGCCAGCCGGCTCGCGGTCGGCCAGATCTCGCCGATGGCCCTGACCTCGCTGCGCTGGGTTTTCGTCTGCGCCATCCTGCCCTGGCTGATGCGGCGCGAGCTTGCCGCCTATGGGCCGGTGCTCAAGGCGCGCTGGCGCTATGTCGTCATGACGGGGGCCGTGGGCTTCACCGCTTTCAACGCGCTGATGTATCTCGCGGGCTATTCGACCACGGCGATCAATATCGGCATTCTCCAGGGCGCGATCCCGATCTTCGTCCTGGTCGGAGCCTTCCTGGCCCATCGCACCGCGATCGGCCCGTTGCAGGCGTTCGGCGTCTTCGTCACCCTGCTCGGCGTCATGGTCGTCGCCAGCCGCGGCGACTATCACGTGCTGACGCAGTTCGCCTTCTTCCCCGGCGACCTCCTGATGATCCTGGCGAGCTTTTTCTATGCCGGCTACACGGTTGCGATCCATTCGCGGCCGGTGATGCCTGGCCTCGTCTTCTTCACCGCGCTGGCGATCGTCGCCTGCCTTGCCTCGCTGCCGCTTTTCGGGGCCGAGATCGCGATGGGCCACAGCTACTGGCCGACGCCGAAGGGCTGGCTCATCCTCACCTTCGTGGTGATCTTCCCCTCGCTGATCTCGCAGATTTTCTTCCTGCGCGCGGTCGAACTGATCGGCCCCGGCCGCGCCGGTGTCTTCGTCAATCTGGTGCCGGTCTTCGCGCCGATCCTGGCGGTCTTCATCCTCGGCGAGCAATTGGCGCTCTATCACGGCCTGGCGCTGGCGCTCGTGCTCGGCGGCATCTTCATCGCCGAGCGGCTGGGGAAGCGGTGA
- a CDS encoding phosphoserine transaminase, whose amino-acid sequence MANTVPATRPRVPHFSSGPCAKRPGWALKHLSDAALGRSHRAKVGKDKLKLAIDLTREVLQVPADYRIGIVPASDTGAVEMAMWSLLGARGVDMVAWESFGEGWVTDVAKQLRLTDVRTITAPYGELPNLKKVDTKTRDVVFTWNGTTSGVRVQDASWIADDREGLTICDATSAAFAQRLDWPKLDVTTFSWQKVLGGEAAHGMIILSPRAVERLLTYKPSWPLPKIFRMVSGGKLSEGIFQGETINTPSMLAVEDYLDALHWAKKVGGLDGLVKRADGNFRVLQKFVRENDWIDFLAVKPKTRSNTSVCLKFTDPAVTALSADAQTAFAKQVVSIIEKAGAGFDLGHYRDAPPGLRIWCGATVQSRDLKALLPWITYAFAEAKAGLSKKAA is encoded by the coding sequence ATGGCGAATACCGTTCCGGCCACGCGTCCGCGCGTGCCGCATTTCTCGTCCGGCCCCTGCGCCAAGCGCCCCGGCTGGGCTCTCAAACATCTCTCTGACGCAGCGCTCGGCCGCTCGCACCGCGCCAAGGTCGGCAAGGACAAGCTCAAGCTTGCCATCGACCTGACCCGCGAGGTGCTGCAGGTGCCGGCCGATTACCGCATCGGCATCGTGCCCGCTTCCGACACCGGCGCGGTCGAGATGGCGATGTGGTCGCTGCTCGGCGCCCGCGGCGTCGACATGGTCGCCTGGGAGAGCTTCGGCGAGGGCTGGGTGACCGATGTCGCCAAGCAGCTCAGGCTCACTGATGTGCGCACCATCACCGCGCCCTATGGCGAACTGCCGAACCTGAAGAAGGTCGACACGAAAACCCGCGACGTCGTCTTCACCTGGAACGGCACGACGTCGGGCGTGCGCGTTCAGGATGCGAGCTGGATCGCCGATGACCGCGAGGGGCTGACGATCTGCGACGCGACCTCGGCCGCCTTCGCCCAGCGCCTCGACTGGCCCAAGCTCGATGTCACCACCTTCTCCTGGCAGAAGGTGCTCGGCGGCGAGGCGGCCCATGGCATGATCATCCTCTCGCCCCGCGCGGTCGAGCGGCTCTTGACCTACAAGCCGAGCTGGCCGCTGCCGAAGATCTTCCGCATGGTCTCGGGCGGCAAGCTCTCCGAGGGCATCTTCCAGGGCGAGACGATCAACACGCCCTCGATGCTCGCGGTCGAGGATTATCTCGATGCGCTGCACTGGGCGAAGAAGGTCGGCGGGTTGGACGGGCTGGTGAAGCGCGCCGACGGCAATTTCCGCGTGCTGCAAAAGTTCGTGCGCGAAAACGACTGGATCGACTTCCTGGCGGTGAAGCCGAAGACGCGCTCGAACACGAGCGTGTGCCTGAAGTTCACCGATCCTGCGGTGACGGCGCTCTCGGCCGACGCGCAGACGGCGTTTGCCAAGCAGGTCGTTTCGATCATCGAGAAGGCGGGCGCGGGCTTCGATCTCGGCCATTACCGCGACGCCCCTCCGGGCTTGCGCATCTGGTGCGGCGCGACCGTGCAATCGCGCGATCTCAAGGCGCTGCTGCCCTGGATCACATACGCCTTCGCCGAGGCCAAGGCGGGGTTGAGCAAGAAGGCGGCGTAG
- a CDS encoding nuclear transport factor 2 family protein: MGANLDLIRGTYEGSSEENGRNLLAALAPDAEWTEAEGFPYAGTYVGPDAIIAGVFQRLGTEWIGYRADVHSFLEDGDHVAAFGVYSGTYKATGKSMRATFAHLYALRDGKILRMTQYVDTAMVRQALA, encoded by the coding sequence ATGGGCGCCAATCTCGATCTGATCCGAGGAACCTATGAAGGTTCCTCGGAGGAGAACGGCCGCAACCTGCTCGCCGCCCTTGCTCCCGATGCCGAATGGACCGAAGCGGAAGGCTTTCCCTATGCCGGCACCTATGTCGGGCCGGATGCGATCATCGCCGGCGTCTTCCAGCGCCTCGGCACCGAGTGGATCGGCTACCGTGCCGATGTCCATAGCTTCCTGGAGGACGGCGATCATGTCGCCGCCTTCGGGGTTTACTCCGGCACCTACAAGGCGACCGGAAAATCCATGCGCGCGACCTTCGCTCATCTCTATGCGCTGAGGGACGGCAAGATCCTGCGCATGACGCAATATGTCGACACCGCGATGGTGCGGCAGGCGCTCGCGTAG
- a CDS encoding LysR family transcriptional regulator — protein MNLNRLAYFAAVVDAGSFTRAAERLGITKAVVSHQVAQLEQDLGASLLVRTTRRVHPTEAGVMFHARCVMILREAEDAFDELAQAAIEPTGTLRITAPNDYGAAVLAPVIAAFTARYSACRVEQALSDQTMDLTSGRVDMAVRVGWLADSSLQARKIGSFQQVLVAAPAFADRIAGVLDPNDLASLPFVANMALREPLLWQFSRGDLDRRAVRLQARIAIDTTPGVLGVVRAGGGLSVLPDFLVADELASGRLIQILPEWSLPSGGIHTVYPAARFRPRKVTAFVEMLIAAEQQKRAIALAPGLAS, from the coding sequence ATGAATCTCAATCGATTGGCCTATTTCGCGGCGGTCGTTGATGCCGGATCGTTCACGCGCGCGGCGGAGCGGCTCGGCATCACCAAGGCCGTGGTCAGCCACCAGGTGGCACAGCTCGAGCAGGATCTCGGGGCGAGCCTTCTTGTCCGTACGACACGGCGCGTCCACCCGACCGAGGCCGGGGTGATGTTTCATGCCCGTTGCGTGATGATCCTGCGTGAAGCCGAAGATGCCTTCGACGAACTTGCCCAGGCCGCCATCGAGCCGACCGGAACCTTGCGGATCACCGCGCCCAACGACTACGGCGCCGCGGTGCTCGCTCCGGTCATCGCGGCTTTCACGGCGCGTTATTCGGCTTGCCGCGTGGAGCAGGCGCTGAGCGACCAGACCATGGATCTGACATCCGGCCGGGTCGACATGGCGGTCCGCGTCGGTTGGCTTGCGGATTCCAGCCTTCAGGCCCGCAAGATCGGTTCCTTCCAGCAAGTATTGGTCGCAGCACCGGCGTTCGCGGACCGGATTGCCGGGGTCCTCGACCCGAACGATCTTGCGTCCCTTCCGTTCGTCGCCAACATGGCGTTGCGCGAACCGCTGCTGTGGCAATTCTCGCGCGGGGATCTCGATCGACGCGCGGTGCGCCTGCAGGCGAGAATTGCCATCGACACGACGCCTGGCGTGCTTGGGGTCGTTCGAGCCGGGGGAGGTCTTTCGGTCCTGCCGGATTTCCTGGTCGCCGATGAACTGGCCTCAGGTCGGCTGATCCAAATCCTGCCGGAATGGTCGCTGCCGTCCGGCGGCATCCATACAGTCTATCCCGCAGCGCGGTTCCGGCCGCGCAAGGTGACCGCCTTCGTGGAAATGCTGATCGCGGCGGAACAGCAAAAGCGGGCGATCGCGCTTGCGCCGGGACTTGCCTCGTAA
- the serA gene encoding phosphoglycerate dehydrogenase, translating to MTAPRVLISDALSPAAVQIFRDRGIEVTFDPNLGKDKDKLAAIIGEYDGLAIRSATKATAKLLEAAKNLKVIGRAGIGVDNVEIPAATARGIIVMNTPFGNSITTAEHAIAMMFALARQIPSADTSTQAGKWEKNRFMGVEITAKTLGLIGCGNIGSIVAERGIGLKMRVIAFDPYLSPERAVQLGAEKVELEELLKRADFITLHVPMTAMTKNILSAENLAKTKKGVRIINCARGGLVDEAALAELIKSGHVAGAAFDVFSVEPAEANPLFGLENVVCTPHLGASTNEAQENVALQVAEQMSDYLLKGAITNAVNFPSISAEEAPRIKPFVALAEKLGSFLGQLTEAPVKGIRIEYEGAVAHLNLKAISAAAITGVLRPFLPEINMVNAAMIAKEKGIVVEELTREVAGNLESVIRIVVEAEDMPRHASGTVFQDGKPRIVEIRDIQVDAEFAPHMLYVRNADKPGFIGQFGSLLGEAGVNVATFSLGRDKPGGDAICYVAVDEPISDALLDKIHEIPMVKRARRLRF from the coding sequence ATGACAGCCCCTCGCGTATTGATCTCCGACGCCCTCTCCCCCGCCGCCGTGCAGATCTTTCGGGATCGCGGCATCGAGGTGACGTTCGATCCCAACCTCGGCAAGGACAAGGACAAGCTCGCTGCCATCATCGGCGAGTATGACGGCCTCGCCATCCGCTCGGCGACCAAGGCCACCGCCAAATTGCTGGAAGCTGCCAAGAACCTGAAGGTGATCGGCCGCGCCGGCATCGGCGTCGACAATGTCGAGATTCCTGCGGCGACGGCGCGCGGCATCATCGTGATGAACACACCCTTCGGCAATTCGATCACCACCGCCGAGCACGCCATTGCGATGATGTTCGCGCTGGCCCGCCAGATCCCCTCCGCCGACACCTCCACCCAGGCCGGAAAATGGGAGAAGAACCGCTTCATGGGCGTGGAGATCACGGCCAAGACGCTGGGGCTGATCGGCTGCGGCAATATCGGCTCGATCGTCGCCGAGCGCGGCATCGGGCTGAAGATGCGCGTCATCGCCTTCGACCCCTATCTCTCCCCGGAGCGGGCGGTGCAGCTCGGCGCCGAGAAGGTCGAGCTGGAGGAGCTGCTCAAGCGCGCCGACTTCATCACGCTGCATGTGCCGATGACGGCGATGACCAAGAACATCCTCTCGGCGGAAAATCTCGCCAAGACCAAGAAGGGCGTGCGCATCATCAACTGCGCCCGTGGCGGGCTGGTCGATGAGGCGGCACTGGCCGAACTGATCAAGTCCGGCCATGTCGCCGGCGCGGCCTTCGACGTGTTCTCGGTCGAGCCTGCCGAGGCCAACCCGCTCTTCGGCCTGGAGAACGTCGTTTGCACGCCGCATCTGGGCGCCTCGACCAACGAGGCGCAGGAGAATGTCGCGCTGCAGGTCGCCGAGCAGATGTCGGACTACCTGCTCAAGGGCGCCATCACCAATGCGGTCAACTTCCCCTCGATCTCGGCCGAGGAAGCACCGCGGATCAAGCCCTTCGTGGCGCTGGCCGAGAAGCTCGGCTCGTTCCTGGGCCAGCTCACCGAGGCACCGGTCAAGGGCATCCGCATCGAGTATGAGGGCGCGGTCGCCCATCTCAACCTGAAGGCGATTTCGGCTGCCGCCATCACCGGCGTGCTGCGGCCCTTCCTGCCCGAGATCAACATGGTCAACGCCGCGATGATCGCCAAGGAGAAGGGCATCGTGGTCGAGGAATTGACCCGCGAAGTCGCGGGAAACCTCGAAAGCGTCATCCGCATCGTGGTCGAGGCCGAGGACATGCCGCGCCATGCCTCGGGCACTGTCTTCCAGGACGGCAAGCCGCGCATCGTCGAGATCCGCGACATCCAGGTCGATGCCGAGTTCGCCCCGCACATGCTCTATGTCCGCAACGCCGACAAGCCGGGCTTCATCGGCCAGTTCGGCTCGCTGCTGGGCGAGGCCGGCGTCAATGTCGCGACCTTCTCGCTCGGCCGTGACAAGCCAGGCGGCGACGCGATCTGCTATGTCGCCGTGGACGAGCCGATCTCGGACGCGCTGCTCGACAAGATCCACGAGATCCCGATGGTCAAGCGGGCCCGGCGGCTGAGGTTCTGA
- a CDS encoding MBL fold metallo-hydrolase, which produces MFTRRSIMTSSIAAGTAAVFAPAGLGHAAGALSWTHFPAGQNGFYRAPVLVSGATEAVLIDGGFTLSDGRALADAIKATGKRLTTIYISQSDPDYYFSLGPIKAAFPEARVIAASATVEAIKGSVEKKLAVWGPQLKENGPQTLAEVVIPEAFDGKTLTVDGESIEIVDAEGLSNRRYLWVPSLKAVFGGVLIFSGVHVWTADSNSAELRAAWVRNLDLIAARRPAIVVAGHITADARTDLSGVDHTKAYLLAFEEELAKKPDSAALNAAMKARFPNLGMSVAIDIGAKVATGEMKWG; this is translated from the coding sequence ATGTTCACAAGGAGATCCATCATGACATCCAGCATCGCCGCCGGCACTGCTGCCGTCTTCGCTCCGGCGGGCCTCGGCCATGCTGCAGGGGCGCTCAGCTGGACGCATTTTCCTGCCGGGCAGAACGGATTCTACCGTGCCCCGGTCCTGGTCTCCGGCGCCACGGAAGCCGTGCTGATCGACGGCGGCTTCACATTGTCTGACGGCCGCGCCCTCGCGGACGCGATCAAGGCGACCGGCAAGAGGCTCACCACGATCTATATCAGCCAGTCCGACCCCGATTATTACTTCAGCCTCGGACCGATCAAGGCCGCCTTTCCCGAGGCGCGCGTGATCGCCGCCTCGGCGACGGTCGAGGCGATCAAGGGCAGCGTCGAGAAGAAACTGGCCGTCTGGGGGCCGCAGCTCAAGGAGAACGGCCCGCAGACCCTTGCCGAGGTGGTCATTCCCGAAGCATTCGACGGCAAGACGCTGACCGTCGATGGCGAGAGCATCGAGATCGTCGATGCCGAGGGCCTCTCCAACCGCCGCTATCTCTGGGTGCCGTCGCTCAAGGCGGTGTTCGGTGGCGTGCTGATCTTCTCCGGCGTTCATGTCTGGACCGCGGACAGCAATAGCGCCGAACTGCGGGCCGCCTGGGTCAGGAACCTCGACCTGATCGCCGCGCGCCGGCCCGCCATCGTCGTCGCCGGCCATATCACGGCCGACGCCAGGACCGATCTGTCCGGCGTCGATCACACGAAGGCCTATCTGCTGGCCTTTGAGGAAGAGCTGGCGAAGAAGCCCGATTCCGCTGCGCTCAATGCCGCCATGAAGGCGCGCTTCCCCAATTTGGGAATGAGCGTCGCGATCGATATCGGCGCCAAGGTCGCGACCGGCGAAATGAAGTGGGGCTGA
- a CDS encoding OmpA family protein — MSTLLYDFDIDSARLKSLHRGYIEKVLAPIIMRKGMLMPWNIAIIGHCSASGSTAHNKELSLRRAQAVALHLRLHTPLRSLRIKPTGAGEKYAKEWENRLDRSVHIKAVPSDKGVEPDDEPPPFEDKPLPPQIGEAQLFHLRFLKITKVGTYFLGKLKIVVEITDRFKQRPHRYLFEGDELNAGIGLEIQAGQTLKPSGYHPFWTPPGQARIMATGDFGGDAKIAKGFFAPSDSFAFGKTRGAADFNYLVKPLKWDEPSYLNFDFLGSIQGPMLSTTIDLPPF, encoded by the coding sequence GTGAGCACCCTGCTCTATGACTTCGACATCGACAGCGCCCGGCTGAAGTCGCTGCATCGCGGTTATATCGAGAAGGTCCTCGCCCCCATCATCATGCGCAAGGGCATGCTCATGCCCTGGAACATCGCCATCATCGGCCATTGCAGCGCATCGGGCAGTACGGCCCACAACAAGGAGCTGTCCTTGCGGCGGGCGCAGGCCGTCGCGTTGCATCTTCGCCTCCATACGCCGCTACGCTCACTGCGCATCAAGCCGACGGGTGCCGGCGAAAAATACGCCAAGGAGTGGGAGAACCGCCTCGATCGCTCCGTGCACATCAAGGCGGTGCCGAGCGACAAGGGCGTGGAGCCCGATGACGAGCCGCCGCCCTTCGAGGACAAGCCCCTGCCGCCCCAGATCGGCGAGGCGCAATTGTTCCACCTCCGCTTCCTCAAGATCACCAAGGTCGGCACCTATTTTCTGGGCAAGCTCAAGATCGTGGTCGAGATCACGGATCGCTTCAAGCAGAGGCCTCACCGCTATCTGTTCGAAGGCGACGAGCTCAACGCCGGCATCGGCTTGGAAATCCAGGCCGGCCAGACCCTGAAGCCCAGCGGCTATCACCCGTTCTGGACCCCTCCGGGCCAGGCGCGGATCATGGCGACCGGCGATTTCGGCGGCGACGCCAAGATCGCCAAGGGCTTTTTTGCGCCGAGCGACTCATTTGCCTTCGGCAAGACACGCGGGGCCGCCGATTTCAATTATCTGGTCAAACCCTTGAAGTGGGACGAGCCGAGCTATCTGAACTTCGACTTTCTGGGATCGATCCAGGGGCCGATGCTCAGCACCACGATCGACCTTCCGCCGTTCTGA
- a CDS encoding DsbA family protein — protein sequence MIATTHITYLFDPLCGWCYGASAALEKLVARPDFAIDLAPTGLFAGAGARPMDDGFAAYAWSNDQRISRLSGQPFSEAYRRDVLGDHTRLFDSGPATLALTAVAITAPGQEFAALKAIQSARYVDGRDITAVSVLSDMLRALDLQNAAERLTTPDDDLLAAYRKRTEAAREEMHRFGANGVPALIAGVGESRRLVPGNALFGSLEVLVARLKGVSPDLTGTDRRRA from the coding sequence ATGATCGCCACCACCCACATCACCTATCTCTTCGATCCGCTGTGCGGCTGGTGCTACGGCGCCTCGGCGGCGCTCGAAAAGCTTGTGGCCAGGCCGGACTTCGCCATCGATCTCGCGCCTACAGGACTGTTTGCCGGCGCTGGGGCTCGTCCGATGGATGACGGTTTCGCGGCCTACGCCTGGAGCAATGATCAGCGCATTTCCCGCCTGAGCGGCCAGCCCTTCAGCGAAGCCTATCGCCGCGATGTGCTTGGCGACCATACGCGCCTTTTCGACTCCGGCCCGGCGACGCTGGCGCTCACCGCTGTCGCCATCACCGCCCCGGGTCAGGAATTCGCAGCGCTCAAAGCCATTCAAAGCGCCCGCTATGTGGACGGCCGCGACATCACCGCTGTCTCCGTCCTCTCCGATATGCTGCGCGCCCTGGATCTCCAGAACGCCGCTGAACGCCTCACAACGCCCGATGACGATCTGCTCGCCGCCTATCGCAAGCGCACCGAGGCTGCGCGCGAAGAGATGCACCGCTTTGGCGCCAACGGCGTTCCAGCCCTGATTGCGGGCGTGGGAGAGAGCCGCCGTCTCGTGCCCGGGAATGCGCTCTTCGGCAGCCTTGAGGTCTTGGTCGCCAGGCTGAAGGGCGTGAGCCCGGATCTGACCGGAACCGACAGGCGGCGCGCCTGA